The Vicia villosa cultivar HV-30 ecotype Madison, WI linkage group LG1, Vvil1.0, whole genome shotgun sequence genome includes a region encoding these proteins:
- the LOC131614232 gene encoding probable histone H2B.3 produces the protein MAPKGEKKPAVKKPAEKSPVEKPKAEKKIPKDASSTDKKKKRNKKSVETYKIYIFKVLKQVHPDIGISSKAMGIMNSFINDIFEKLAQESSRLARYNKKHTISSREIQTAVRLVLPGELAKHAVSEGTKSVTKFTSSD, from the coding sequence ATGGCACCCAAGGGAGAGAAGAAACCAGCAGTGAAGAAGCCCGCAGAGAAGTCACCAGTTGAGAAACCCAAGGCGGAGAAAAAGATCCCAAAGGATGCATCCTCCACCgacaagaagaagaaaagaaacaagaaGAGCGTTGAGACCTACAAGATCTACATCTTCAAGGTTCTCAAGCAAGTTCATCCCGACATTGGAATCTCCAGCAAAGCTATGGGGATCATGAACAGCTTCATCAACGACATCTTCGAGAAGCTTGCTCAAGAGTCATCTAGACTCGCTCGCTACAACAAGAAACATACCATCTCGTCCCGGGAGATTCAGACTGCTGTTCGTCTTGTTCTTCCCGGTGAGCTTGCAAAGCACGCTGTTTCTGAAGGAACCAAATCCGTCACCAAGTTCACCAGCTCTGATtag